The following proteins come from a genomic window of Synechococcus sp. BIOS-E4-1:
- a CDS encoding neuromedin U, with product MGPLFRRSLRFIGLLSFAALLVPSAAAAQEQPRFLMDEAVEFDFTPLVLGELEVAQAPSDSQEPGTDNQPVTVTPGESASAEDASLAKAAQNPIASLISLPIQWNSTPNSQWAPNVLDPRAKHNQTQNVVNVQPVVPFKVSDGLTLVTRTIVPFISQPWARGTNIQAMGDINPSVFFVPTLKGNFTVGVGPTLIIPSATDSRLASGRWSAGPTGVLVYSKGKVVAGGLINNVWSFAGGGKNDVNKMLIQPFLNYNLPKGWYLTSSPIITANWMNEDNKGWMVPVGAGVGRVFKLGTQPINTSLSAYYNLVKPKIAGETLAGDWTFRLQAQFLFPTGG from the coding sequence ATGGGACCTCTTTTTCGTCGAAGTCTTCGCTTCATCGGGTTGTTGAGCTTCGCGGCCCTTCTGGTCCCTTCAGCTGCTGCAGCTCAGGAACAGCCTCGGTTCCTGATGGATGAGGCGGTTGAATTTGATTTCACCCCGCTGGTGTTGGGTGAGCTTGAAGTCGCACAGGCCCCATCCGACTCACAAGAACCCGGCACGGATAATCAGCCGGTCACGGTGACTCCTGGGGAATCCGCTTCTGCTGAGGATGCCTCATTGGCCAAGGCGGCACAGAATCCGATTGCCAGTTTGATCAGCCTGCCCATTCAATGGAACAGCACCCCTAATAGCCAATGGGCTCCCAATGTGCTTGATCCGCGTGCCAAGCACAATCAGACTCAGAATGTTGTGAATGTGCAGCCCGTCGTTCCCTTCAAGGTGAGCGATGGTCTGACATTGGTGACTCGAACGATTGTTCCTTTCATCTCTCAGCCCTGGGCACGTGGAACCAATATCCAGGCCATGGGTGATATCAATCCTTCGGTCTTTTTTGTGCCGACTCTGAAAGGTAATTTCACTGTCGGGGTGGGGCCAACGCTGATTATCCCCTCGGCGACCGACTCCAGGTTGGCATCGGGGCGTTGGAGTGCAGGTCCTACAGGTGTCTTGGTCTACAGCAAAGGGAAAGTTGTTGCGGGCGGTTTGATCAATAATGTTTGGTCATTTGCGGGAGGAGGTAAAAACGATGTCAATAAGATGTTGATTCAGCCTTTTCTGAATTACAACTTGCCGAAGGGCTGGTATCTCACAAGTTCACCAATTATTACCGCCAATTGGATGAATGAAGATAACAAAGGCTGGATGGTTCCTGTTGGTGCTGGCGTTGGACGTGTTTTTAAGCTTGGAACTCAGCCTATTAATACTTCGCTCAGTGCTTATTATAATCTTGTCAAGCCTAAGATTGCTGGTGAAACTCTTGCCGGAGACTGGACATTTCGGCTTCAGGCGCAATTCCTATTCCCAACTGGTGGTTGA
- a CDS encoding formylglycine-generating enzyme family protein produces the protein MTDQRDQMITIPAGEYAIGSDSFYPEEAPVRSIEIRSFLIDAAPVTNAEFARFVSETGYVTVSEKPPDPVLYPNLPPDQQNPESAVFIPPPASVDRNQPMSWWALIEGADWRHPQGPDTGIDDLMDHPVVHLAYDDVLAYAQWAGKRLPTAEEWEVAARGGLLQQNYSWGEEMMPDGQWLANVWQGSFPWTNEQTDGWFWTSPVGSFPPNGYGLVDMCGNVWEWTSTLFPVPKGEQERRIIKGGSFLCAENYCHRFRPAALMGQTTDTATCHMGFRCATDSA, from the coding sequence ATGACTGACCAGCGCGATCAGATGATTACGATTCCTGCAGGTGAATATGCGATTGGATCTGATTCTTTTTATCCAGAAGAGGCCCCAGTTCGTTCAATCGAGATCCGTTCATTCTTGATCGATGCAGCTCCTGTGACCAACGCCGAGTTTGCGCGTTTCGTGTCGGAGACCGGCTACGTCACCGTCTCGGAAAAGCCACCCGATCCGGTGCTGTATCCGAATCTTCCGCCGGATCAGCAGAATCCGGAATCGGCAGTGTTCATTCCGCCCCCAGCATCGGTGGATCGCAATCAACCGATGTCGTGGTGGGCCTTGATTGAAGGAGCCGATTGGCGCCATCCCCAGGGCCCTGACACAGGTATTGACGACCTGATGGACCACCCTGTGGTGCATCTCGCCTACGACGATGTGCTGGCCTATGCCCAGTGGGCCGGTAAACGGTTGCCCACCGCTGAAGAGTGGGAGGTTGCTGCCAGAGGTGGTCTGTTGCAGCAGAACTACTCCTGGGGTGAAGAGATGATGCCGGATGGTCAGTGGCTGGCCAATGTCTGGCAGGGTTCGTTCCCCTGGACGAATGAACAGACGGATGGATGGTTCTGGACGTCCCCTGTGGGCTCATTCCCCCCCAACGGCTACGGACTTGTCGACATGTGCGGCAATGTATGGGAATGGACTTCCACACTGTTCCCAGTGCCCAAGGGTGAACAGGAGAGGCGAATCATCAAAGGTGGATCCTTTCTCTGTGCCGAGAACTATTGCCATCGCTTTAGGCCGGCGGCATTGATGGGGCAGACCACCGATACGGCCACTTGTCATATGGGTTTCCGATGTGCAACCGATTCAGCCTGA
- a CDS encoding arylsulfatase, with amino-acid sequence MSKLIRHLAVGSGLLLLSSLSTSCTDQKQALGGNLDRTNLPIAEPKPEKVTKALPSEVPLPPQFEVTAPKDAPNVVIILLDDVGFAAPSAFGGAVNMPTAEKLADNGLRYNKFHTTALCAPTRAALKSGRNHHKVNMGSIPEIATGYAGNSTVVPDYAQPVAEILRLNGYNTGAFGKWHETPGRETTAAGPQTRWPTRQGFEKFYGFVGAEDNMWDPTIHDGVTVVDAPKKEGYHFTADMTDQAIGWMRQQKSIKPDKPFFIYYSSAGSHSPHHVSKEWIAKYKGKFDEGWDVLRERNLQNQIKAGIVPEGTQMAKAPDSIPKWDSLTPQQQKIYARQAEVFAAFTEYSDYEAGRLVQAIDDLGELDNTLVIYITGDNGASPEGDRTGQWNWNHYLNGVAETPDEQEAKLEEWGGPTTYPMYHMGWAIAFNSPFALSKQVAGDFGGTRNGTVIHWPKRIQQGGGLRTQFSHVNDVAPTILEAANLPMPKTMNGVTQIPMQGTSLMYTFDAPDAKEKHDTQYFEIIGNRGIYHNGWMARTTVMYPWMAPERMNPVADDSGWQLYDTTKDFSLSNDLADQEPERLIAMKKKFMEEAIANQVLPLDDRLLERLVPSVAGRPTLLGDRTSMDLYPYAWNMVEDSILNVKNTSSSITAQLDVKPGQKESGVIFSQGGRFGGWSLYVENNVPAYTYNYMGKLYTFTSNEPLPVGQSELRFEIDYDGGGVGKGADVRMKINDKVVALGRLDQTIASRFSIDEGADVGLDRGSAVTVKNIGPQRYSAYGGQIDKVTLEIYPKETDAKKS; translated from the coding sequence GTGTCCAAGCTGATTCGCCACCTAGCTGTGGGTAGTGGATTGCTATTGCTCTCAAGCCTTTCCACCTCCTGTACGGATCAGAAGCAGGCCTTGGGTGGAAACCTGGATCGGACCAATTTGCCGATTGCCGAGCCAAAGCCTGAAAAGGTCACCAAGGCTCTCCCTTCTGAGGTTCCATTGCCTCCACAGTTTGAGGTGACGGCACCAAAGGATGCCCCCAATGTGGTGATCATCCTTCTCGATGATGTGGGTTTTGCCGCACCCTCCGCCTTTGGCGGTGCGGTGAACATGCCGACGGCGGAAAAGCTGGCTGATAATGGCCTGCGCTACAACAAATTCCACACCACAGCTCTCTGTGCGCCGACCAGGGCGGCTTTGAAATCCGGACGCAATCACCACAAGGTGAATATGGGTTCGATCCCAGAGATCGCAACCGGTTACGCGGGTAATTCCACTGTGGTGCCGGATTATGCCCAGCCGGTTGCTGAGATTCTCCGATTGAACGGCTACAACACCGGTGCCTTCGGCAAGTGGCATGAAACGCCGGGTCGGGAGACCACGGCAGCCGGCCCCCAGACCCGTTGGCCAACGCGGCAGGGATTCGAGAAGTTCTACGGCTTTGTTGGGGCGGAAGACAACATGTGGGATCCAACGATCCACGATGGTGTCACCGTTGTGGATGCACCGAAGAAAGAGGGGTATCACTTCACTGCAGACATGACCGATCAGGCGATCGGTTGGATGCGGCAGCAGAAATCGATCAAACCGGATAAACCATTTTTCATCTATTACTCATCCGCCGGTTCTCACTCCCCTCACCATGTGAGCAAGGAATGGATTGCCAAATACAAAGGCAAGTTCGACGAAGGCTGGGATGTTCTGCGCGAGCGCAATCTTCAGAATCAGATCAAGGCAGGGATTGTTCCTGAAGGCACTCAGATGGCCAAGGCGCCAGACAGCATTCCCAAATGGGACAGCCTCACGCCACAACAGCAGAAAATCTATGCACGTCAGGCTGAAGTTTTTGCTGCTTTCACGGAGTATTCAGATTATGAAGCTGGCCGTTTGGTCCAGGCGATCGATGATCTTGGCGAGCTTGATAACACCTTGGTGATTTACATCACTGGTGATAATGGCGCCAGTCCCGAAGGGGATAGAACTGGTCAGTGGAATTGGAACCACTACCTCAATGGCGTTGCAGAAACGCCTGATGAACAGGAGGCCAAGCTTGAGGAATGGGGTGGTCCTACCACCTATCCCATGTATCACATGGGCTGGGCGATCGCCTTCAATTCACCCTTTGCTCTCTCCAAGCAAGTCGCAGGTGATTTCGGTGGAACACGTAACGGCACGGTGATTCATTGGCCGAAACGCATCCAACAGGGTGGTGGTCTACGCACACAGTTCTCGCATGTGAATGATGTGGCCCCAACAATCCTTGAGGCGGCCAATCTGCCGATGCCTAAGACAATGAATGGCGTTACTCAGATTCCCATGCAAGGAACCAGTCTGATGTATACCTTTGATGCTCCAGATGCCAAAGAAAAGCATGATACGCAGTATTTTGAGATTATTGGTAATCGAGGCATCTATCACAACGGCTGGATGGCGCGGACAACAGTGATGTATCCATGGATGGCGCCGGAAAGAATGAATCCGGTTGCAGACGATTCTGGTTGGCAGCTTTATGACACCACCAAGGATTTCAGTCTCTCGAATGATCTCGCCGATCAGGAGCCTGAACGCCTGATTGCCATGAAGAAGAAGTTCATGGAAGAGGCCATCGCAAATCAGGTGTTGCCGCTAGACGATCGTCTGCTCGAGCGTCTTGTGCCCTCTGTTGCTGGTCGTCCGACACTTCTGGGTGATCGGACGTCGATGGATTTGTATCCCTATGCCTGGAACATGGTCGAGGATTCGATCCTCAATGTGAAGAACACCTCCAGCAGCATTACGGCTCAGTTGGATGTGAAGCCTGGCCAGAAGGAGAGTGGCGTGATCTTCTCCCAGGGCGGTCGCTTTGGCGGCTGGTCTCTCTATGTGGAGAACAACGTGCCTGCTTACACCTACAACTACATGGGTAAGCTTTACACCTTCACTAGTAATGAGCCATTGCCAGTTGGTCAGTCTGAACTTCGCTTTGAGATCGACTACGACGGTGGTGGTGTTGGCAAAGGTGCCGATGTGCGGATGAAGATCAACGATAAAGTTGTTGCTCTTGGTCGCCTTGATCAGACCATCGCTTCTCGATTCTCCATTGATGAAGGTGCTGATGTTGGTCTTGACCGCGGCTCGGCTGTCACGGTCAAGAATATTGGTCCCCAGCGTTACAGCGCCTATGGCGGACAGATTGACAAGGTCACCCTTGAGATCTATCCCAAGGAGACTGATGCCAAGAAGAGCTGA
- a CDS encoding sulfatase-like hydrolase/transferase, producing the protein MTTSQQVDGSILPFPAKPSGSKASTTMQDSTYSPLPDPRYLPDDAPNILVVLIDDAGPALPDCLGGDIHTPNLQAVKDDGVGFNRFHTTAMCSPTRASLLCGRNHTFVGNGQICEFANDWDGYSGRIPESCALQADVLRNYGYATAAWGKWHNTPATETSAAGPFENWPTGLGFEYFYGFLAGEASQYEPHLVRNTTVVMPPKSPEEGYHISEDLADDAINWLQTHNALRPEKPFYMYWASGALHGPHHVNNEWADKYKGKFDDGWDAYRERAFKNAKAKGWIPENAQLTPRHPRLAGWDSIPDHQKPFQSRLMEVLAGFAEHTDHQVGRILSEIERLGYEENTLVVYIWGDNGSSGEGQEGTISELLAQNGIATEVDEHIKVLDDLGGLNAIGSALVDNMYHAGWAWAGSTPYQGLKLMGSYLGGTRNPMMIKWPKGIKPDPKPRAQFHHVCDLVPTIYELVGITPPKMVNGVTQDPMHGTSFAYALNAPDAPGQLTTQFFDIFGSRSIYHEGWMASAVGPRLPWVKGFDPDIFTWSPDTDEWELYNIEEDWSQANNLADQHPEKLQALKNQFLVESAKYKNLPVGGGLWTLVFHPELKVAPDATSWKFPGTITRIPEPCAPRLGSLDNRVALDIEIPENASGVLYKLGANSGGLTLYMDQGVLIYEYNLFIIERTKLRSAQPLPAGRHTLEIITQHTDDNPRGPLSIKCSLNGTQVIDGMVPRPAALILTANDCLDVGQALGSPVSMDYRERAPFKFNGTIHTMKVDYLK; encoded by the coding sequence ATGACAACAAGCCAACAAGTCGACGGGTCGATCCTGCCTTTCCCCGCCAAACCGTCGGGAAGCAAAGCTAGTACAACGATGCAGGACTCGACGTACAGCCCGCTCCCCGATCCAAGATATCTTCCAGATGATGCACCCAACATTCTTGTGGTGCTGATCGACGACGCCGGTCCAGCGCTACCGGATTGTCTGGGAGGGGATATTCACACACCCAACCTGCAGGCGGTCAAAGACGACGGCGTTGGCTTCAATCGCTTCCACACCACAGCGATGTGTTCTCCGACACGTGCTTCGCTGCTTTGCGGTCGCAACCACACCTTTGTGGGCAATGGCCAGATCTGTGAATTCGCCAACGACTGGGACGGTTACTCAGGCCGGATTCCCGAAAGCTGCGCCCTGCAGGCCGACGTTCTGCGCAACTATGGCTACGCCACCGCTGCATGGGGCAAATGGCACAACACTCCAGCCACAGAGACCTCTGCCGCCGGTCCCTTTGAAAACTGGCCGACCGGACTCGGCTTTGAATACTTCTATGGATTCCTGGCGGGAGAAGCCTCCCAATACGAGCCCCATCTGGTGCGCAACACCACGGTGGTGATGCCACCGAAATCACCGGAGGAGGGATATCACATCAGTGAAGACCTGGCCGATGATGCTATCAACTGGCTGCAGACCCATAACGCTCTGCGTCCCGAGAAGCCCTTCTACATGTACTGGGCATCCGGCGCCCTGCATGGTCCTCACCATGTGAACAATGAATGGGCTGATAAGTACAAGGGCAAATTCGACGATGGCTGGGATGCCTATCGCGAACGCGCCTTCAAGAACGCCAAGGCCAAGGGCTGGATTCCCGAGAACGCCCAGCTCACACCCCGCCACCCCCGCCTGGCGGGGTGGGACTCCATCCCCGATCACCAGAAGCCTTTCCAGTCGCGTTTGATGGAAGTACTGGCTGGCTTTGCCGAACACACAGATCATCAGGTTGGTCGCATCCTTTCCGAGATTGAACGGCTCGGATACGAAGAAAACACACTGGTTGTCTACATCTGGGGCGACAACGGCTCCTCCGGAGAAGGCCAGGAAGGAACCATCTCAGAGCTTCTTGCTCAAAATGGCATTGCCACGGAGGTCGATGAGCACATCAAGGTGCTCGATGACCTGGGCGGACTCAATGCCATTGGCTCTGCGCTGGTCGACAACATGTACCACGCAGGCTGGGCCTGGGCGGGCAGCACGCCCTATCAAGGTCTGAAGCTGATGGGGTCTTACCTGGGCGGCACCCGCAATCCCATGATGATCAAGTGGCCCAAGGGCATCAAGCCGGATCCCAAACCTCGTGCCCAGTTCCACCATGTCTGCGATCTGGTGCCAACGATCTACGAGCTGGTGGGAATCACGCCACCCAAGATGGTGAATGGCGTCACGCAGGATCCCATGCACGGCACCAGCTTTGCCTACGCCCTCAATGCTCCTGATGCACCGGGTCAACTGACAACCCAGTTCTTCGACATCTTTGGATCACGGTCCATTTATCACGAAGGATGGATGGCAAGCGCCGTTGGACCTCGCCTGCCCTGGGTGAAGGGCTTTGACCCCGACATCTTCACCTGGTCACCCGACACCGACGAGTGGGAGCTATACAACATCGAGGAGGACTGGAGCCAGGCCAATAACCTCGCCGATCAGCATCCCGAGAAACTGCAGGCGCTCAAGAATCAGTTCCTGGTGGAATCGGCCAAATACAAGAACCTGCCAGTCGGCGGCGGCCTCTGGACCCTCGTGTTCCATCCGGAATTGAAGGTTGCACCCGATGCGACATCCTGGAAGTTCCCAGGCACGATCACCAGAATTCCAGAACCCTGCGCACCACGACTCGGCTCCCTCGACAACAGGGTCGCCCTCGACATCGAAATTCCTGAGAATGCCAGTGGTGTGCTTTACAAACTCGGTGCCAATTCAGGTGGTCTCACCTTGTATATGGATCAAGGGGTGCTCATCTATGAGTACAACCTGTTCATCATTGAACGCACCAAGCTGCGTTCTGCTCAGCCGCTGCCAGCTGGTCGCCACACACTGGAAATCATCACCCAGCACACCGACGACAATCCGAGGGGTCCGCTGTCAATCAAGTGCTCCCTTAATGGCACGCAAGTGATCGATGGCATGGTGCCGAGACCAGCAGCTCTGATTTTGACGGCGAATGACTGCCTTGACGTTGGTCAGGCTCTCGGCTCTCCGGTTTCCATGGACTATCGAGAGCGTGCACCGTTCAAGTTCAACGGCACGATCCACACCATGAAGGTGGACTATCTCAAATAA
- a CDS encoding bile acid:sodium symporter family protein has protein sequence MSLLISLALFFIMVSLGLNLPSLQFDLLKHRPALIARVLLATCVVLPLAALLLLRTPLGQGLSPAITTAVMLMTICPSAPMIALKSRKLAENPQLATRLQFWSACAAIITVPLWVTQLPLEAGETIWSVSAKDVAFQVFTVQLIPLLVGVSLRRWCTEWSERWNPVIQKGASILLLVLLALILIVALPKVTPILIGNLRGALLMFILTWVGIGLGYVVAGDDNDERSTLPLVVSMRNPGLALLIIQGMAPNAIDLKAAVVGYVVVTAVGTAPFMKWRQANASQEQITRDA, from the coding sequence ATGTCACTGCTGATCTCTCTGGCCCTGTTTTTCATCATGGTGTCTCTGGGCCTGAATCTGCCCAGCCTGCAGTTCGACTTGCTGAAACACAGGCCAGCACTGATCGCGCGCGTGTTGTTGGCAACATGCGTGGTCCTGCCACTGGCGGCTTTGCTGCTGCTGCGGACCCCACTTGGACAAGGGCTGTCTCCTGCCATTACAACAGCGGTGATGCTGATGACAATCTGTCCCAGCGCGCCAATGATCGCTCTGAAGAGCAGGAAGCTGGCGGAAAACCCTCAACTGGCCACAAGATTGCAGTTCTGGTCAGCCTGTGCCGCCATTATCACTGTGCCGCTGTGGGTCACTCAGCTGCCATTGGAAGCGGGGGAGACCATCTGGAGCGTCTCCGCCAAGGACGTCGCCTTCCAGGTCTTCACCGTGCAACTTATTCCGCTGCTTGTGGGCGTGTCATTGCGGCGCTGGTGTACGGAATGGTCTGAACGCTGGAATCCGGTGATTCAAAAAGGCGCGAGCATCCTCTTGCTGGTGCTGCTAGCCCTGATCCTGATCGTGGCATTGCCGAAGGTGACGCCGATCTTGATCGGCAACCTCAGAGGAGCCTTGCTGATGTTCATCCTCACCTGGGTCGGGATCGGACTGGGATATGTCGTTGCAGGCGACGACAACGACGAACGCAGCACACTTCCTTTGGTGGTTTCTATGCGTAATCCAGGTCTTGCCCTGCTCATCATTCAAGGCATGGCTCCTAACGCGATTGACCTCAAAGCGGCCGTGGTGGGGTACGTCGTCGTGACGGCAGTTGGTACAGCACCGTTCATGAAATGGCGCCAGGCCAATGCAAGCCAGGAACAGATCACAAGAGACGCTTAG
- a CDS encoding YidH family protein encodes MSNTNTELAKTRNRAAAERTTLAWIRTALALISFGFGLDKIISAIRDAGGETNSGNDVGVQLMSMGFIGVGIFTLLIAMRQHKRELVRLRNDPYLYRDEPSLSIATATAVLVIGVIAFLLLLSGFI; translated from the coding sequence ATGAGCAATACCAATACTGAGCTGGCCAAAACCCGAAATCGCGCCGCGGCTGAGCGCACAACACTGGCCTGGATCCGAACAGCTCTGGCTCTGATCAGTTTTGGATTCGGTCTCGACAAAATCATCAGTGCCATCCGCGATGCAGGAGGCGAAACCAACTCCGGCAACGACGTCGGCGTGCAGCTGATGTCGATGGGATTCATCGGGGTTGGCATTTTCACGTTGCTGATTGCCATGAGGCAACACAAACGTGAACTGGTGCGCTTGCGCAATGACCCGTACCTCTACCGGGACGAGCCATCACTTTCGATTGCCACAGCAACAGCTGTACTGGTGATCGGAGTGATTGCATTTCTCTTACTGCTGTCCGGCTTTATCTGA
- a CDS encoding DUF1622 domain-containing protein, producing MEWAEHLLAHSAEALRLILECLSVLSVAVGLIAVFSRGGPLRLRAIPPHLMQRGPLTAARLTFGGWVALALEFQLGADVVQTTISREASALIQLGAVALVRTFLNYFLSLELKEKEQTP from the coding sequence ATGGAGTGGGCTGAACATCTGCTGGCGCATTCAGCCGAAGCATTGCGCTTGATTCTTGAGTGCCTTTCGGTGCTTTCTGTTGCGGTTGGCTTGATTGCGGTATTCAGTCGCGGTGGGCCGTTGCGTCTGCGGGCGATTCCACCGCATCTCATGCAGCGGGGACCGCTGACCGCAGCGCGCCTGACCTTCGGTGGATGGGTAGCTCTGGCTCTGGAGTTTCAGCTTGGCGCCGATGTGGTGCAGACCACCATCAGTCGCGAAGCATCGGCTTTGATTCAGCTGGGTGCAGTGGCACTGGTGCGTACATTTTTGAATTACTTTTTGAGCCTTGAGCTCAAAGAAAAAGAGCAGACTCCGTGA
- a CDS encoding sulfatase-like hydrolase/transferase, translating to MTTSQQVDGSILPFPAKPSGSKAGTTMQDSTYSPLPDPRYLPDDAPNILVVLIDDAGPAMPECLGGEIHTPTLQAVKDGGVGFNRFHTTAMCSPTRSSLMTGRNHTFVGNGQICELANDWDGYSGRIPESCALQADVLRNYGYATGAWGKWHNTPSTETTAAGPFENWPTGLGFEYFYGFLAGECSQYEPHLVRNTTVVLPPKQEGKEYHVSEDLADDAITWLQTHKALRPDAPFYMYWASGALHGPHHVNKEWADKYKGKFDEGWDAYREKAFKNAKAKGWIPENAQLTPRHPRLAAWDSIPDHQKPFQSRLMEVLAGFAEHTDHQVGRILSEIERLGYEENTLVVYIWGDNGSSGEGQDGTISELLAQNSVATEIDEHIKVLDDLGGLDALGSDLVDNMYHAGWAWAGSTPYQGMKLMGSYFGGTRNPMMVKWPKGIKPDPKPRAQFHHCNDLVPTIYELVGITPPKMVNGVTQDPIHGTSFAYAFNAPDAPGELKTQFFDIFGSRSIYHEGWMAGAVGPRLPWVKGVDPDILTWSPNTDEWELYNLEEDWSQANNLADQHPEKLQAMKNQFLVESAKYKNLPIGGGLWTVIFHPELKVAPDAKSWELPGNITRIPEPCAPRLGCLNNKVVLDLEIVENASGVLYEFGANSGGLTLYMDQGVLIYEYNLFIIERTKLRSSQPLPTGRHKLEIITQHTDDNPRGAISIKASLNGTQVIDGIVPRVAALLFTANDCLDVGQSLGSAVSMDYRKRAPFKFNGTIHQMNVDYTD from the coding sequence ATGACAACAAGCCAACAAGTCGACGGGTCGATCCTGCCCTTCCCCGCCAAACCCTCGGGAAGCAAGGCTGGCACGACGATGCAGGACTCGACGTACAGCCCACTCCCCGATCCCAGGTACCTTCCAGACGATGCACCCAACATTCTTGTGGTGCTGATCGATGACGCCGGTCCAGCAATGCCGGAATGCCTCGGCGGTGAAATCCACACGCCCACGCTTCAGGCGGTCAAAGACGGTGGCGTTGGCTTCAATCGCTTCCACACCACAGCGATGTGTTCTCCGACACGCTCTTCGTTAATGACCGGTCGCAACCACACCTTCGTGGGTAACGGCCAGATCTGTGAATTAGCCAACGACTGGGATGGTTACTCAGGCCGGATTCCTGAAAGCTGCGCTCTGCAGGCCGACGTTCTGCGCAACTATGGCTACGCCACCGGAGCATGGGGCAAGTGGCACAACACACCTTCGACGGAAACCACGGCTGCAGGTCCTTTCGAAAACTGGCCGACCGGACTCGGCTTTGAATACTTCTACGGCTTCCTCGCCGGCGAATGCTCCCAGTACGAGCCCCATCTGGTGCGCAACACCACAGTCGTATTGCCTCCGAAACAAGAGGGCAAGGAATACCACGTCAGTGAAGATCTGGCCGATGACGCCATCACCTGGCTGCAGACCCACAAAGCTCTTCGCCCGGACGCACCCTTCTACATGTACTGGGCATCCGGCGCCCTGCATGGTCCTCACCATGTGAACAAGGAGTGGGCTGATAAGTACAAGGGCAAGTTCGACGAGGGTTGGGATGCCTATCGCGAGAAGGCTTTCAAAAATGCCAAAGCCAAAGGCTGGATTCCCGAGAACGCCCAGCTCACGCCACGCCACCCCCGCTTAGCAGCTTGGGACTCCATCCCCGATCATCAGAAACCCTTCCAGTCGCGTTTGATGGAAGTGCTGGCTGGCTTTGCCGAACACACAGATCATCAGGTTGGTCGCATCCTTTCCGAGATTGAACGACTCGGATATGAGGAGAACACCCTGGTTGTCTACATCTGGGGAGACAACGGATCCTCCGGTGAAGGTCAGGATGGCACCATCTCAGAGCTGCTTGCTCAGAATTCCGTGGCCACGGAGATCGATGAGCACATCAAGGTGCTCGACGACCTGGGAGGTCTCGATGCCCTTGGCTCCGATCTGGTCGACAACATGTACCACGCTGGCTGGGCCTGGGCGGGCAGCACGCCTTATCAAGGCATGAAATTGATGGGGTCTTACTTCGGTGGCACCCGTAACCCCATGATGGTCAAGTGGCCCAAGGGCATCAAGCCGGATCCCAAGCCTCGTGCTCAGTTCCACCACTGCAACGATCTGGTGCCAACGATCTACGAGCTGGTGGGAATCACGCCACCCAAAATGGTGAACGGTGTTACGCAGGATCCCATTCACGGCACCAGCTTTGCCTACGCCTTCAATGCACCAGATGCACCGGGTGAACTGAAGACCCAGTTCTTCGACATCTTTGGATCACGGTCCATCTATCACGAAGGCTGGATGGCTGGCGCCGTTGGTCCTCGCCTGCCCTGGGTGAAAGGCGTCGACCCCGACATCCTCACCTGGTCGCCGAACACTGACGAGTGGGAGCTGTACAACCTCGAGGAGGACTGGAGCCAGGCCAATAACCTCGCCGATCAGCATCCCGAGAAGCTGCAGGCGATGAAGAATCAGTTCCTGGTGGAATCGGCCAAATACAAGAATCTTCCCATCGGCGGAGGACTCTGGACCGTCATCTTCCACCCGGAACTGAAGGTTGCACCCGATGCCAAGTCCTGGGAACTTCCAGGCAACATCACCAGAATTCCAGAGCCCTGCGCACCTCGGCTTGGTTGTCTCAACAACAAGGTCGTCCTCGATCTTGAGATTGTAGAAAACGCCAGTGGTGTGCTCTACGAATTCGGTGCCAATTCAGGTGGTCTCACCCTGTACATGGATCAGGGAGTGCTCATCTATGAGTACAACCTGTTCATCATTGAACGCACCAAGCTGCGCTCCAGCCAGCCGCTGCCAACCGGTCGCCACAAACTGGAGATCATCACCCAGCACACCGACGACAATCCAAGGGGCGCCATTTCCATCAAGGCATCCCTCAATGGCACACAGGTGATCGACGGCATCGTGCCCCGAGTGGCTGCGTTGCTGTTCACCGCCAACGATTGTCTTGATGTGGGCCAGTCACTGGGCTCGGCGGTTTCCATGGACTACCGCAAGCGTGCTCCGTTCAAGTTCAACGGCACCATCCATCAGATGAACGTGGACTACACCGACTAA